A stretch of DNA from Cellulomonas fengjieae:
CGCGCCCGCGTTGGAGGGAGGGCGGCTGGGCGTGGTGCGGTCCGCGGCTCGTCGTCGTCGGGTGGTCCGGCGGGCCACGGAGTCGTTCGCCGCCGTCGGTGTGGTGGGGGCGCTGGGGGTGGGCCTGTGGTTCGGGCTGGGGCAGTCGGCGCCGGACCCGGTGGTGCCGGTCGAGACCCCGACGGTCACCCCGACGCCGACGCCGGAACCCAGCGCGACGCCGACGCCCACACCGACGCCGACCGGGCCACCGACGCGCGCGGACTCGATCGACGACGCGACCGTGGTCGCCAGGCTGAGCGCTCCGCGCACCGGGGAGGTCTGGACGACACCCGTGCGCGCGCCCGAGCAGGACGCTCTCCTGCCGTCGGACGACTTCCCGGGCTGGACCGTCTACCTGGTGGGCAGCCGCGCAGACGCGTCGATCTATCTCGGGGTGTCCCCGTGGTCGGGGCCGCAGTACGGCCCGGGTGCGGAGGCGTTGTTCGAGGTGGACGCATCGGGCGCGCGGCTGATCGCGTGCCCCAGCGCACGCACGGGCGACCCGTGCGTCGATCCCGACGGCGCCGTACCGATCGCGCGCGACGAAGCGACCTTCTACGACACGCTCACGCTTCCGGAGTCCCTCGACCTCGGGGGGTTCGTGGTCACGACGGCGGGCGCCCGCGAGCAGGCGAGCCCGCACTTCCTGGGGCGTGCCGTGCAGCTCGAGGGGCCGCCCTTCGAGATCCGCACCGTGCGCGCGCTCGGCTCGCTCGCCGTGGTGGAGCGCTCGGAACCCTCCGAGATCTCGGGCCTCATCAACCTCTCCTACGGGGTGCTGACTCCGTTCGGCTCCTTCGTGCAGCTGTTCCCAGGTGACGTCCCCGGGGGCGACTTCGGTGACATCACGTGGGACGACGGCGTCACCCGCGGCGAGGTCGACGAATGGACCAGTGGGCCCGGGTCAGGCAGCTGCTCGTGGTGGGCGTACTCGCGCGAGCAGCACCACGCCGCAGAGCAGTGGCGCGAGGGGGGCACGACGGCCGACGGCCGCCGGGTGTGGATCCCGGCCGCGGGTGGCAACCCGTTGTCACGCACCGTGCGGGCCTGGCACGAGGCGAGGGCCCAGGCCGCGGGGGAGGAGTACCCGTACCCGACCGACGACGCCTTCCTCCAGGCGAACGCCCTGTTCGCGATCCAGGGGCCGGGCGGCGAGTGGCTCGTCGGCGGGCGGGGCGACGCGCTGTCGTGGGCGTGTGCCTAGCGTGACGGTGCCTCCGTCGCGGTGGGCGGCTCCGTCGTCACCGTCGCGTCCGGGAGCCGGTCCGGTGCGATGTCCGCCGCCTTCGTCGACACCCGGTGCAGCACCCACTCGAACGGGCCGCGCCCGACCGAGACGGCCCACAACCAGCACAGCCCGACCGTGATGACGAGGAAGGCGAGCCACCCGGGGACCGTCGCGTCGTAGACCACGCCCCGGCCGAGCAGGGCGATCGCGACGATGTGCAGCGTGTACGCGGTGAGCGCGAGCGAGCCCACGGCGGCCAGGGGGGCGAGCGCACGGGGCCAGCGGGCGGCCACCGCGAGGGAGACGGCGAGCACCAGGGCCGCGACACCGACGTTGCCGACCACCTCGAACGTCGTCGACGAGTGCGGTTCGGCGGTCGCGAGGCCGTCCGGCCAGCGCAGGGTGTGCCGGGCGACCCAGGAGCCGCCGTGCCCGAGCACCACCAGGCCGGCGCCGACCGCGGCGCCGGCCGCCTGCAGCCTGCCGGAGCGCAGGTCGCTGCGGCCGATCGCCAGGCCCACCAGGACGTAGGCCATCCACACGATCGCGGGGTAGTAGTGCCCGACCGTGATCTCCGTGAGCAGCGTCGGCCTGCCGTCGAGGGCGGCGGCGAGCCACTGGCCGAGCGGCGGCCCGACGACGGCGACCACGCCGGCCGCCACGAGCAGGGCCGCGCGGGACCAGCGCAGGGCCACGCACCCCAGGGCGAACAGCAGCCCGTAGGTGGGCAGGATGACGGCGACCGGCGTCGCGAGCAGCACGAGCAGCGCCCCGAGGGCGAAGAGCAGCAGCGCGCGCACGAGGATGCGCATCCTCGCCTGGACGAGCCGGATGCCCGTCACGGGCCGGGTGCCGCCGGACAGCAGGGCCAGCGAGACACCCGCGAGCACGACGAACAGGGACGCGGGCCGACCGTCCGCGAGCTGGGCGAAGCCCCCCGGTGGCACGGGGCCGTGGTCGTCCGGGCCGACGTGCGCGGTCATCATCCCGAGTACCGCGAGCCCCCGGGCGACGTCGATCCCCACGATCCGGCGCATGCTCGGATCGTAGCGACCCGCGTGATCTCGCATGTCGAAACGGTTCGTTCCAATTGTTGAACTGCGAGCCTCTGAGGTGGTTACAGTGCGAGGTGAACTCCCCGACGCACCCCGACGTGTACACCCACGGGCACCACGAGTCCGTGCTGCGCTCGCACCGGTGGCGCACGGCCGAGAACTCGGCGGGGTACCTGCTGCCGGTCCTGGTGCCGGGGTCCAGCCTCCTCGACGTCGGCTGCGGTCCCGGCTCGGTGACCATCGACCTCGCGGCCCGGCTCGCGCCCGGTCGCGTCGTCGGCGTCGACACGTCCGCGGCCGTCGTCGAGATCGCACAGAAGGCGGCCGCAGACACGGGTGCCGCCAACGTGACGTTCCAGGTGGCCGACGCCTACGAGCTGCCGTTCCCCGACGACGCCTTCGACGTCGTGCACGCCCACCAGGTGCTCCAGCACCTCACCGACCCCGTGACCGCGCTGCGGGAGATGCGCCGCGTCACGCGCCCGGGGGGCGTTGTCGCGCTGCGCGACGCCGACTACTCCGGGATGACCTGGTACCCGCCGTCGACCGGTCTCGACGAGTGGCTCGCGCTCTACCACGAGGTCACGCAGGCCAACGGGGCGGAGGCGAACGCCGGTCGCAAGCTCCTCTCCTGGGTGCACGAGGCGGGGTTCGACCCCGCGGGCGTCGTGCCGGGTGCGGGCACCTGGTGCTACGCGACGCCCGAGGACCGCGCGTGGTGGGCGGGGCTGTGGGCGGACCGGTCCGTCGCGTCCGACTTCGCCCGGCAGGCGATCGCGCACGGTCTGGCCGACGAGGTCGGTCTGGAGCTGCTGGCCGACGCCTGGCGCGAGTGGGGCGACGAGCCCGACGGCTGGTTCGCGGTGCTGCACGGTGAGGTGCTCGCGCGCGCCTGAACTAGGGTGACGACGTGCGCATCGCGAGGTTCACCACCGGGGGAGATCCCCGCTACGCCCTGGTCGACGGAGCTCCCGGCTCGGAGGAGCTCGTGGTCATCACGGGTGACCCGCTCTACACGCCCGTGCAGCCCACCGGCGAGCAGATCAAGCTCGACGACGACAGCGTCCGGCTGCTGGCACCGGTCATCCCGCGCTCCAAGATCATCGGCGTGGGCCGCAACTACGCCGAGCACGCCGCCGAGATGGGCAACGAGATCCCGGTCGCTCCGCTGCTGTTCCTCAAGCCGAACACGTCGATCATCGGACCCGACGACCCGATCGTCCTGCCGGACTGGACCGAGCACGTCGAGCACGAGGCCGAGCTGGCCATCGTGATCGGCAAGGTCACCAAGGACGTCCCGCCGGACCGCGCCCTGGAGCACGTCTTCGGTTACACCGTGGCCAACGACGTCACCGCGCGCGACGCCCAGAAGGCCGACTCCCAGTGGGCGCGCGCCAAGGGGTTCGACGGCTCGTGCCCGATCGGCCCGTGGATCGTGCCCGGCCTGGACGTCGACGACCTCTACGTCCGCGCCCGCGTGAACGGCGAGACCAAGCAGGACGGCCGCACCTCGCAGATGATCTTCGACGCCGCCTACCTCGTCTCCTACGCGTCCGAGGCGTTCACGCTCCTGCCCGGCGACCTCATCCTCACCGGCACCCCGGCCGGCGTGAGCCCGATCGTGGACCGGGACATCGTCGAGGTCGAGGTCGAAGACATCGGCGTCCTGCGCAACCCGGTGCTGCGCCGCCACTGACCCCCGGCTCTGCCGGCCCGCCGAACGAAAAGAGAACCGTGGACATCGAGGGTGTCGCTGTGGAGACCACCGCGATCGAGGGCCTGCTCGTCTTCCGACTGAAGCAGGTCGAGGACCCGCGGGGGACCGTGCGCGAGTTCTACCGCGCCTCGCAGTGGCAGCACGACGAGCTGGCGTCCCGGGTCGACGGCCCGTGGGCCCAGGTGAACATCACCGAGAGTCGGCGCGGTGCCATCCGCGGGCTGCACGGCGAGGCCATGAACAAGCTCGTCGGCATCGTCTCGGGCAGCGCGCTGGGCGCCTACCTGGACGCGCGGGAGGACTCGCCGACCTACGGGACGGTGCACACCGTCGCCCTGGAGAAGGGCACGCAGGTCTTCGTGCCCAAGGGCGTCTGCAACGGCTTCCAGTCGCTGTCCGACGAGACGCAGTACCTCTACTGCTTCGACACGGAGTGGCGCCCGGGGATGCCGGGGACCGCCTTCAACCCGCTGAGCCCGGACCTCGGGATCGAGTGGCCCGTGCCCGTGGACGTCGAGGACCCGGCGCAGGTCTCGGTCAAGGACCGCAGCGCCACCGTCTGGACCGCGGCGAAGGCGTGACCCCGCGCCAGTAACCTGGGGTCTGTGACTTCCTCCGCCGTACGCGTCCGCTTCTGCCCCTCGCCCACCGGGACGCCGCACGTCGGCCTCATCCGCACGGCGCTGTTCAACTGGGCGTACGCCCGCCACACGGGCGGCACGTTCGTGTTCCGCATCGAGGACACGGACGCGGCGCGCGACTCGCAGGAGTCCTACCTCCAGCTGCTGGACGCGCTGCGCTGGCTCGGCCTGGACTGGGACGAGGGCGTCGAGGTGGGCGGGCCGCACGAGCCCTACCGGCAGTCGCAGCGGATGGACCTGTACGCCGACGTCGTCCGGCGGCTGGTCGAGGGCGGGTACGCCTACGAGTCGTTCTCCACGCCCGACGAGATCGAGGCACGCCACAAGGCCGCCGGGCGGGACCCGAAGCTCGGCTACGACGGCGCCGACCGCGACCTGACCGACGAGCAGAAGGCGGCGTTCCGCGCCGACGGCCGCGAGCCGGTCCTGCGCCTGCGGATGCCGGACGAGGACATCACGTTCACGGACCTGGTCCGCGGCGAGGTGACGTTCCGCGCCGGTTCGGTGCCGGACTTCGTCATCGTGCGCGCCAACGGTCAGCCGCTCTACACGCTGGTCAACCCGGTCGACGACGCCCTCATGGGCATCACGCACGTGCTGCGCGGCGAGGACCTGCTCTCCTCGACGCCGCGGCAGATCGCGCTCTACCAGGCGCTGCTCGCGATCGGCGTCGGCTCGGTCGTCCCCGTCTTCGGGCACCTGCCGTCCGTGCTGGGCGAGGGCAACAAGAAGCTGTCCAAGCGGGACCCCGAGTCGAACCTGTTCCTGCACCGCGACCGCGGCTTCACGCCCGAGGGCCTGCTCAACTACCTGGCGCTGCTGGGCTGGTCGATCGGGCCGGACCGCGACATCTTCTCGATGGAGGAGATGGTGGCCGCGTTCGACGCCGCCGACGTGAACCCCAACCCGGCGCGCTTCGACGTCAAGAAGGCGGAGGCCATCAACTCCGCGCACGTGCGCCTGCTCGCGCCGGACGACTTCCGCGACCGGCTCGTGCCGTACCTGCACCGCGGGGGTGTGGTCCCGGCGGACTCGTACGCCGACCTGGCCCCGCAGCACCAGCGGCTGCTCGACGCCGGGGCGCCGCTGATCCAGGAGCGCATCACGCTGCTGGGCGAGGCCGTCGACATGCTCGGGTTCCTGTTCGTGGCGGACGACGAGCTCCAGGTCGCCGACGACGCCCGCGGTGCCCTGCGCGAGGAGTCCGGGTCGGTCCTGGACGCCGCCGCGGCCGCGCTCGAGAACCTCACCGAGTTCACGACGGCGACCACCCAGGAGGCCCTGCAGGCGGCCCTGGTCGAGGGCCTCGGCCTCAAGCCGCGGTTCGCGTTCACCCCGCTGCGGGTGGCCGTGAGCGGGCGCCGGATCTCGCCGCCCCTGTTCGAGTCGATGGAGATCCTGGGCAAGCAGTCCACGCTCGCGCGGATCGCCGCGCTGCGCGCCTCGCTGTGAGGCGGGTCGACGGCGTCCTGTTCGACATCGACGACACCCTCGTCGACACGCTGGGCGCCTTCCGGCACGCGCTGGCGGGGGTGGCCCGCCGCTACCTGCCGGGCCTGCCGGAGGAACGCCACGGCGAGCTCCTGGCGGTGTGGCGGGCCGACGCCGGGGGGCACTACGCGGCCTACACCCGCGGCGAGGTCGGGTTCGCCGAGCAGCGCATGACGCGCGCCAACGAGCTGCACGCGCTGTTCGGCGGCGCGCCCCTGGACGAGGACGCGTACGCGCGGTGGGCGGACGAGTTCGACGAGGACTTCTCGGGGGCGTGGGCGGCGCACCCCGACGCGGGAGCGCTCGTCGACCGGCTGCTCGCTGCGGGCCTCGCCGTCGGTGCGCTGTCGAACGCCGACGTGGCCAAGCAGACGGAGAAGCTCGAGCGAACCGCCCTGCTCGACCGTGTGCCGATGCTCGTCGGCATCGACACCCTGGGGTTCGGCAAGCCCGACCCGCGGGTGTTCCTGGAGGCGTGCCGACGGCTGGGCACGGCCCCCGAGCGGACCGCGTACGTGGGTGACGAGCTGGACGTCGACGCCGTGGCCGCCCGGAAGGCCGGCCTGCTGGGCATCTGGGTGGACCGGCCGGGCGCGCGGCGCACGCCGCTCACGGACGACGAGATCGCGGCGGCCGACGTGGTCGTGATCGAGTCGCTCGGTCAGCTCCCGGACGTGCTGGGCCTCTGACGACGCCCTCGGCGGGGCTCAGCGCAGCCGCGCCCGGTAGCACTCCGTGCGGTAGGGCACGTCGACCCACTCACGCCCGCGCAGGTCGGGGTGGGTGGCGACGAGCTCGTCGACCGCGTCGAGCAGCGCGTCCCGCTCGTCGGGTGGCAGCAGGATCAGGTGGCTGCGGCTCGCCGCGAGGCCGCGCAGCTGGTCCGTGCGCAGCCGCTGGGTCCAGCGGAAGGTCGCGTGCTCGGTGGGCGTGAACGCGTCCCCGAGCACCGGGTCGCGGTAGCTGGTATCGAGGCTGTCGCCCCGGTGCACGATCTCCGTCCACCGCGCGACCCAGTCCGTCGCCTCGTCGCGGACGTTCCAGATCGGGGCCACCTGACCCCCGGGCCGCAGCACCCGCGCGATCTCGGCGGCGGCCGCCGCCGGGTCCACCCAGTGCCAGGCCTGCGCGATGGTCACGGCGTCCACGGACGCGTCCGGCAGGCCCGTGCGCTCCGCCGTCCCGGGCCGGACGTCGACCGAGGGGTGTGCCGCGCCCAGCTCGGCCCGCATCGCGTCCGACGGCTCGACGGCGACGACGTGCCAGCCCAGCGCGACCAGCCGCCCGGTGAGCTTGCCGGTCCCGGCGCCCAGGTCGAGGACGTCACGCGCGTCCGCGGGCACCGCCCAGCGCACGGCCTCGTCCGGGTAGCCGGGACGGGTGGCCTGGTAGACGGCCGCCGCCTGGTCGAACGAGGCGGCGCGGTCGGCCCGGTCGTCGGTGCTCATGGCACCGATCGTGCCGCGACCGGCCGGGTCACGCCTCCGGCAGCGGGTCCAGGTACTCGAGCGCCGCCGCGTGCAGCCGGCCGTTGGACACCAGCGCCGAGCCGCCGAAGGGGCCGGGGACGCCCCGGATCGAGGTGAACATCCCGCCGGCCTCCGTGACGATCGGCACGAGCGCCGCCATGTCGTGCAGGGCGAGCTCCGGCTCGGCCGACAGGTCCACCGCCCCCTCGGCGACGAGCACGTGCGACCAGAAGTCGCCGTAGGCGCGGGTCCGCCAGGTGCGCCTGGTCAGGCCGAGGAACGCGTCGAGCTGTCCGCGCTCCTCCCACCCGCTCAGCGAGGAGTAGGACAGGGACGCGTCCTCGAGGCGGTCGACGCCGGACACCCGCAGCTGGCTCGCGGCCGCGAGCGACTTGCCGGTCCACGCGCCGTTGCCCTGTGCGGCCCACCACCGCCTGCCGAGGGCCGGCGCGCTGACCAGGCCGACCACCACCTGGTCACCGTCCAGGAGCCCGATGAGCGTGGCCCAGACCGGGACCCCCCGCACGAAGTTCTTGGTCCCGTCGATCGGGTCGATGACCCAACGGCGCGGCCCGTGGCCCGTGTCGCCCAGCTCCTCGCCGTGCACCGCGTCGCGCGGCCGCGCCCGGGACAGCTGGCCCCGGACGATCTCCTCGGCGGTCTTGTCGGCGTCGGAGACCGGCGTCAGGTCCGGCTTCGTCTCGACCCGCAGGTCCTGCGACTTGAACCGGGACATGGTCAGCGAGTCGACCTGGTCCGCGATCACGTGGGCGAGGCGCAGGTCGTCGTCGTACCCAGGTCGCAGGCTCATGCCGACACGGTAGTGGGTCGCGTCACGGACGAGCGGGCTCCCGGCTGTCCGGCTCCCCGGAGCCGAGCCGGCTGGCCAGGAGCCGGCGGAACGACTCGACCCGCGCGGTGCGTGCGGCCTGCGTCGTCTCGTCGGGGGAGCCGGCCACCCACTCGTCGAGCGCGCAGTCGGGGGCGTCGGCGGCGTGCGTGCACCCGCGCGGGCACGCCTGCGCCACCTCGGCCAGGTCCGCGAACGCACCCAGCAGGTGCTGCGGGTCCACGTGCGCGAGCCCGAACGACCGCACGCCGGGGGTGTCGATGACCCACGTCGGCGCGGACGTGCCCGGCACGCGCAGCGCCACCGCCGAGCTCGACGTGTGCCGACCTCGACCGGTCACGTCGTTGACGATGCCCACCGCGCGGTAGGTGCCGGGCACCAGCGCGTTCACCAGCGTGGACTTGCCGACGCCCGAGTGCCCGACCAGCACCGACGTCTTGCCGTCCAGCGCGGCACGCAGGTCCTCGAGACCGTGGACGATCCGACCGCCCTCGGACTTCTCCGCGCTGGTGACCACCACCTCGACCCCGATCGGCGCGTACATGCCCACCAGCTCCGCCGGGTCCGCCAGGTCCGCCTTGGTGAGGGCGAGCAGGGCGTCCATGCGGGCGTCGTAGGCGGCGGCGACGCAGCGGTCGATCATCCGGGTCCGCGGCTCGGGGTCGGCCAGGGCGGTGACGATCACGAGCTGGTCGGCGTTGGCGACGATGATCCGCTCGACGGGATCGGTGTCGTCGGCGGTCCGCCGCAGCACGGTCCGGCGCTCCGCGATGCGCACGATCCGCGACAGGGAGCCGTCGTCGCCGGAGGTGTCACCGACGATGTCGACGCGGTCGCCCGGGACCACCCGGTTGCGGCCCAGCTCGCGGGCCTTCATCGCGACGGCGACCCGCTCGTCGGGCCCGTCGGGGTCGACGAGGATCGAGTACCGCCCGCGGTCCACCGCGGTGACCAGCGCCGTCTCGGCATCGGCGTGCTCCGGGCGCTGCTTGGTCCGGGGACGGGACCCCCGCCCGGGGCGGATCCGCACGTCCCGCTCGTCGTAGCGACGGTTCACCATCAGACCGGCACGGCCGATCCGGCCAGCATGCCGTCCCAGAGCCCCACGAAGCCCGGGAGCGTCTTGGCGGTGGTCGCGACGTCCTCCACCTCGACGCCCGGCACGCGCAGGCCGATGAGCGCGCCCGCGGTGGCCATCCGGTGGTCCTCGTACGTGTGCCACGTGCCCGCGGACAGCGGGCGCGGCGTGATGACCAGGCCGTCCGCCGTCTGCTCAGCCTGACCGCCCAGCCGCGTGATCTCCGCCGCGAGCGCCGCCAGCCGGTCGGTCTCGTGACCGCGCAGGTGGGCGATGCCGCGCAGCCGCGTGGGGGAGTCGGCCAGCGTGGCCAGGGCCGCGATCGTCGGCGCGACCTCGCCCGCGGCGTGCAGGTCGAGGTCGACGCCGTGGATGCGCCCGGTCCCGGTCGCGCTCAGCACGTCGCCGTCCAGCCGCGTCGAGCCGCCCATGCGCTCCAGGATGCCCGGCAGGAGCCCGCCGGGCTGCGTCGTGCTCGTCGGCCAGCCCGGCACGCGCACCGTGCCGCCGGCCACGAGGGCCGCGCACAGGAACGGGGCGGCGTTCGACAGGTCGGGCTCCACGCGCACGTCACGACCGGTGATCGGGCCCGGGGACACCTGCCAGATGGCGGGGCGCGAGTCGTCGACCACGACGCCCGCCTCGCGCAGCAGCGCGACGGTCATCTCGATGTGGGGCAGGCTCGGCAGCGTCCGGCCGGTGTGCCGCAGGGTCAGCCCGCGCTCGAACCGGGCGGCGGCGAGCAGCAGCCCCGAGACGAACTGGCTCGACTCCGACGCGTCCACGTCGACCTGTCCGCCACCCACCGAGCCGCGACCGTGCACGGTGAAGGGCAGGTGCCCGACGCGGCCGTGCTCGTCGACCCGGACACCGAGGGTGCGCAGCGCCGCCACGACCGGTCCCATCGGCCGCGTGCGCGCCGCGTCGTCGCCGTCGAACCGCACCGGACCGTCGGCGAGCGCGGCGACGGCGGGCAGGAACCGCATGACGGTCCCGGCCAGGCCGCAGTCGACGTCGGCGCCGCCGGCGACGGGGCCGGGCGTGACCACCCAGTCGCCGCCGTCGTCGTCGATCCGCGCACCCAGCGAGGTCAGCGCGGCCGCCATCAGGAGCGTGTCGCGCGAGCGCAGCGCTCCGCGCAGGCGTCCGGGGGCTTCGGCGAGCGCGGCCAGCACGAGGTACCGGTTGGTGAGCGACTTCGATCCGGGCACGTCCACCAGGGCGTCGAGCGGGCCACCGGCGAGCGGTGCGGTCCAGAGGTCCATGGCACCCAGGCTAGTGCGGTGCCGCGGACCCCCGGCGGACGTCTCAGTCCGACGCCGCCTTGGCGGCTGCGTGCTCGCTGCGCGCCTTCTGGAGGCGCCAGCTGATCCCGGGGCGTCCCTCGAGGTCCACGCCGGCGATCAGGGCGCCGCCGGTGAAGGCCAGCGCCCGCACGAACCGGTCCCGCCGGGCCTTGCGCACGGCGGGGTCCTCGGTGCGCAGTCGCTTGGTCGGCAGGTTCGTCAGGATCAGCGGGACGGTCAGCGCGGCGAGTGCCAGGGCGGCGGTCCGCGGCGCCTTGCCGACGGCGAGCAGGACGCCCGCCCCGGCGAGGGCGGCCCCGTGCGCCTGCACGATCGAGGTCAGCTGACGCTCGGTGAGCTCGCGGCCCAGCGCCTGGCCGGCGGGACCTTGACGGGCGGGCTCCGGCAGCCGGGAGCGCAGTGTGGTCAGCGACGCACGGGCCTCGGCGGCGTGCGCGGCGGGATGCCGGACGACGTCGAGTCCTTCCGTGACGAACCACGAGGCGAACAGGGGTCGGGCGAGACGACGCAACAGCACGGAAGCTCCTCCTCCTACAGGGCGCCGCCGGCGGCGGACGGCGCGTCGGCGGACTCGCCACCGTCGCCGATCTGCTCGCGGGCGACGTAGTTCTCGAGGTCGAACAGGTTGTCGCCGGCACGGGTGGCGACGGTGAGCAGGGTGGTGGCCGAGGCGACCTCCTCCACCTGCTCCTTGAGGAACCACAGCAGGAACTGCTCGCCCAGGGCGTCACCCTCGGCCCGCGCGGCCGCGAAGATCGCCTCGATCTGCGCGGTCACCTGCTTCTCCTGCCGCAGGGCCAGGCCGATGGGCTCGGTGACCTGGGAGAAGTCGTTGCGCACGGCGCTGCCGGCGGGGATCTCGACACGCAGGTCCCGGTCGAGCAGGTACTGCACGATCATCAGCGCGTGGTTGCGCTCCTCGATCGCCTGCCGGTAGTAGTGCCGGGCCAGCTGGGGCAGGTCCTGGCCGTCGAACCACACCGCGATCGCCACGTACTGCTGGTGGGCGTCGAACTCGTGGCCGATCTGCTCGCGCAGGAGGCGCAGGAACGTGGAGTCGTCGGTGCCGCTGGTCATGGCGCCAACCTAGTGCGCGCTCGGCGCGTCCGCGACGGAGGGAATGGCTCGCGCCCGCGCGCCGTTGATCCACTCATGAGCTGTGCTACCGCGACTCCACCTGCGACGTCGTCCGCGACGGGGTGGGCGATCGGCATCCCCGTGGACACTCTTCCGCCCGGGCGGCCCGCGCAGATGCAGGCGAATCGGGTGAACCTCGCGTGGCCGGCGCCGGTCGGTGGTCCCCAGCCCGCGGGGCTAGGCTCGACAGCGATGAGCGAGGACACGAACCGGGCCCCCGAGTCCGAGGACGACGGGGCACGGACCGAGAGGTTCGAGGCCGAGGCGCTGGTCTACCTGGACCAGCTCTACGGCGCTGCCATGCGGATGACGCGCAACCCCGCGGATGCCGAGGACCTGGTCCAGGAGACGTTCGCCAAGGCGTTCGCCGCGTTCCACCAGTACCGTCCGGGCACCAACCTCAAGGCGTGGCTGTACCGCATCCTCACCAACACGTACATCAACTCGTACCGCAAGAAGCAGCGCGAGCCGCAGCAGTCCCGGTCCGAGGAGATCGAGGACTGGCAGCTGGCGCGTGCTGAGTCGCACACGTCGAGGGGCCTGCGTTCCGCCGAGGCAGAGGCGCTCGACCACCTCCCGGACTCCGACGTGAAGGACGCGCTGCAGCGCCTGCCCGAGGAGTTCCGGATCGCGGTGTACCTCGCGGACGTCGAGGGCTTCGCGTACAAGGAGATCGCCGAGATCATGGGGACGCCGATCGGGACGGTGATGTCCCGGCTGCACCGCGGTCGCGCACAGCTGCGCGAGCTGCTGTCGGACTACGCGCGCGGGCGGGGCCTGGTCGCGGTGGCCCCCACCGCACCGGAGGGCGAACGATGACCGACTGGCGAGAGGCCGCTGACGAGTCCGAGCTGCCCGTGCCGGGCAACTGCGACAACACGTGCAAGGACGCGCTCGACCGGTTGTGGGAGTACCTCGACGCCGAGCTGGGCCCGCTCGACGCGGCGACCGTCCGGGCGCACCTGACGGAGTGCGACGGGTGCCTGGAGGAGTACGACGTCGACCTCGTCGTGAAGACCCTGGTGCGCCGCGGGTGCCAGGAGGCGGCTCCGCCGAGCCTGCGCCTGCGCATCCACGAGCAGCTGACGGTCATGCGCGTCACCCAGGACTGAGCCACCCCACGGACGAACGAAGGCCCGGAGCAGCAGCTGCTGCTCCGGGCCTTCGTACTGCGCGGGCTACCGCTCGCCGAACGCTCAGGCGTTGGGACGGTTGCCGTGGTTCGCGGCGCTGCCCTTGCGGGAACGGCGCTTGCGGCCTCGCTTGCTCATGGGATCTTCCTTCGTCGACGTTCCGGGGACGGCGCCCGTGCTGCGCGCCGGACTCGCCCCATCGTCCCACACCTCCCGCGTCCTCAAGTGCACGGGCCGCGCGTCCGATATCCAGTGCGTGAGTCAGCCGACGCAGTCCGTCATCCCGTTCCTGCACGCCCTCGCGAGCACGGGCGGCTCCGACCTGCACTGCAAGGTCGGCTCCGCGCCACGGGTCCGCGTCGACGGCCGACTACGCAAGCTGCAGGTCCCGGACCTCAAGCCCGCGGATACCGAGCGCATGCTCGAGGAGGTCCTCCCCGACGAGCTCGTGGAGCCGTTCCGCCAGAACCACGAGGCCGACTTCGCGTTCTCCGTGTCCGGGGTGGGCCGGTTCCGCGTCAACGCCTACCAGGCGCGCGGCACGTACGGCCTGGTCTTCCGTCGGGTCGCGGTCGGCGCCCAGTCGCTGGCCGAGCTCGCGCTCCCGGAGGTCATCGGCGAGCTGGCCCTGGAGCCG
This window harbors:
- a CDS encoding 50S ribosomal protein bL37; the encoded protein is MSKRGRKRRSRKGSAANHGNRPNA
- the rsrA gene encoding mycothiol system anti-sigma-R factor yields the protein MTDWREAADESELPVPGNCDNTCKDALDRLWEYLDAELGPLDAATVRAHLTECDGCLEEYDVDLVVKTLVRRGCQEAAPPSLRLRIHEQLTVMRVTQD